The Planctomycetota bacterium genome includes a window with the following:
- the rpsR gene encoding 30S ribosomal protein S18, whose amino-acid sequence MYVDYKDLELIGKMVNRQAKILGRRKSGCTAASQHAVTSAIKRARFMALLPYVGE is encoded by the coding sequence ATGTATGTCGATTACAAGGACCTGGAACTGATCGGCAAAATGGTGAACCGGCAGGCCAAGATCCTGGGCCGGCGGAAGAGCGGCTGCACCGCCGCCAGCCAGCACGCCGTCACCAGCGCCATCAAGCGCGCCCGGTTCATGGCGCTGTTGCCCTACGTCGGCGAATGA
- a CDS encoding acyl-CoA thioesterase has product MTASDSSAGASLPSVAFHVRRRVEFRDTDAAGIAHFSAFFTWMESAEHEVLRALGIPVVATGASGETLSWPRVSAACDYRSAVRFGDEMTIAVWVAALGRSSVTYAFRFLDGERVVADGRIVAVHCRMEGTGRPVPTELPAAVRARLEQHHPAVT; this is encoded by the coding sequence GTGACCGCGTCGGACTCAAGCGCTGGCGCATCGCTTCCGTCCGTGGCATTCCACGTCCGCCGTCGCGTCGAGTTTCGTGACACCGACGCCGCCGGGATCGCCCATTTCTCGGCGTTCTTCACCTGGATGGAGTCGGCCGAGCATGAGGTGCTCCGGGCCCTCGGCATCCCTGTCGTGGCCACGGGTGCTTCCGGCGAGACACTCAGCTGGCCGCGCGTCAGCGCGGCGTGCGATTACCGTTCGGCGGTGCGGTTCGGCGACGAGATGACGATCGCCGTCTGGGTCGCGGCGCTCGGGCGGTCGAGCGTCACCTACGCCTTTCGCTTCCTCGACGGGGAGCGCGTCGTCGCCGACGGGCGGATCGTCGCGGTCCACTGCCGGATGGAGGGGACGGGGCGGCCCGTGCCGACGGAGCTGCCTGCGGCCGTCCGGGCGCGGCTCGAGCAACACCATCCGGCGGTGACCTGA
- a CDS encoding ABC transporter ATP-binding protein, which translates to MLEVAGLSKTYPTPSGGLEVLDDVSFAIADGGRLAVMGPSGSGKSTLLSILGTLEEPSAGSVRVDGADPFAGGPEERARFRNRTVGFVFQEHHLLAGCTALDNVLLPALATGRPTAAIVDRARALLDRVGLDRRHGHLPGQLSGGERQRVAVARALVLAPRVVLADEPTGQLDSRGAATVTDLLVELAGEVGGMLVVVTHADAVAERIGTVRRLVDGRLLP; encoded by the coding sequence ATGCTCGAGGTTGCCGGACTGTCGAAGACCTACCCCACGCCCAGCGGGGGGCTGGAGGTGCTCGACGACGTTTCCTTCGCGATCGCCGACGGTGGGCGCTTGGCGGTGATGGGGCCGAGTGGCTCGGGGAAGAGCACGCTGCTGTCGATCCTCGGCACACTCGAGGAACCCTCCGCCGGCAGCGTGCGTGTCGATGGCGCCGACCCCTTTGCCGGCGGGCCCGAGGAGCGGGCCCGGTTCCGCAACCGGACCGTCGGATTCGTCTTCCAGGAGCACCACCTCCTCGCCGGTTGCACGGCGCTCGACAACGTCCTTCTCCCGGCACTGGCCACGGGGAGGCCGACGGCGGCGATCGTCGATCGCGCCCGCGCGTTGCTCGACCGCGTCGGGCTCGACCGGCGCCATGGCCACCTGCCCGGCCAGCTGTCGGGCGGCGAGCGCCAGCGCGTCGCCGTGGCGCGGGCGCTGGTCCTGGCGCCCCGGGTGGTGCTCGCCGACGAGCCGACCGGGCAGCTCGATTCGCGCGGTGCGGCGACGGTCACCGATCTACTTGTGGAACTGGCCGGTGAGGTGGGGGGAATGCTCGTCGTCGTCACCCATGCCGACGCCGTCGCCGAGCGGATCGGCACCGTGCGCCGGCTCGTCGATGGGCGGCTGCTCCCATGA